A stretch of DNA from Candidatus Saccharimonadales bacterium:
GAAACAAGAAAGCGATCACACGTACACGCTGATACTCACCGTTCATAACAGTCCCGGCGTATTAGTGCGCTGTGCCCAGGTCTTTAATAGGCGCGGTCATAACATTGAACGGTTGCATGTCGAATCTATACCCGACTTGCCCCACGCCTCTTCCATG
This window harbors:
- a CDS encoding ACT domain-containing protein, with product MKQESDHTYTLILTVHNSPGVLVRCAQVFNRRGHNIERLHVESIPDLPHASSMTITAFGKPETIEQITMQLMKLIDVIDIKKEDA